Proteins encoded together in one Pseudomonas sp. Seg1 window:
- a CDS encoding SfnB family sulfur acquisition oxidoreductase, translating into MSSLADATIQSDLDIAPLLLPAQVLRNDAQAIKAAHELAQVARVQAAKRDRQRKLPWSEIEQFTRSGLGSIAIPREYGGPQVSFVTLAEVFAIISAADPALGQIPQNQFGIINLVLGSATEEQKKQLFQSVLEGWRIGNAGPERGTKNTLELKARITADGDDYVINGQKFYSTGALFAHWVAVKALNDEGKQVLAFVRRGTLGLRIVDDWSGFGQRTTASGTILLNNVRVESSLVVDNWKINEKPNTQGAVSQLIQAAIDAGIARGAIDDAIEFVKTRARPWIDAKVERASDDLYVIADIGKLKIELHAAEALLRKAGQVLDQVHAAPLTADSAARASIAVAEAKVLTTEISLLASEKLFELAGSRATLAEFNLDRHWRNARVHTLHDPVRWKYHAVGAYRLNGTLPARHSWI; encoded by the coding sequence ATGTCCAGTCTGGCAGATGCAACCATCCAGTCTGATCTGGACATCGCCCCGTTGTTGTTGCCCGCGCAGGTCTTGCGCAACGACGCCCAAGCCATCAAGGCCGCCCATGAGCTGGCGCAAGTCGCCCGCGTGCAGGCCGCCAAACGCGACCGCCAGCGCAAGCTGCCGTGGTCGGAAATCGAACAGTTCACCCGCAGCGGTTTAGGCAGCATCGCCATTCCGCGCGAATACGGTGGCCCGCAAGTTTCGTTCGTTACCTTGGCCGAGGTGTTCGCGATCATTTCCGCAGCAGATCCGGCACTTGGTCAGATCCCGCAGAACCAGTTCGGCATCATCAATCTGGTGCTCGGCAGCGCCACTGAAGAACAGAAAAAGCAGTTGTTCCAGAGCGTTCTGGAAGGCTGGCGCATCGGCAATGCCGGCCCTGAACGCGGCACCAAAAACACCCTGGAACTGAAAGCGCGAATCACCGCCGACGGCGATGACTACGTGATCAACGGGCAGAAGTTCTACTCCACCGGCGCACTGTTCGCGCACTGGGTCGCGGTCAAAGCGCTCAACGATGAAGGCAAGCAAGTGCTGGCTTTCGTCCGTCGCGGCACATTGGGTTTGCGCATCGTTGATGACTGGTCGGGCTTCGGTCAGCGCACCACCGCCAGCGGCACGATTCTGCTGAACAACGTGCGGGTCGAGTCGAGCCTGGTGGTCGATAACTGGAAGATCAACGAGAAGCCGAATACCCAAGGCGCGGTGTCGCAACTGATTCAGGCCGCCATCGATGCCGGTATCGCCCGTGGCGCCATCGACGACGCTATCGAATTCGTCAAGACCCGCGCCCGGCCGTGGATCGACGCCAAGGTCGAACGCGCCAGCGATGACCTCTACGTGATCGCCGACATCGGCAAGTTGAAAATCGAACTGCACGCCGCCGAAGCGCTGCTGCGCAAGGCCGGGCAAGTGCTCGATCAGGTCCACGCCGCGCCGCTCACCGCCGACTCCGCCGCCCGCGCCTCGATTGCCGTGGCCGAAGCGAAAGTGCTGACCACCGAGATCTCGCTGCTGGCCAGCGAAAAACTGTTCGAACTGGCCGGCAGCCGCGCGACGCTCGCCGAATTCAACCTCGACCGTCACTGGCGTAATGCCCGCGTGCACACCCTGCACGACCCGGTGCGCTGGAAGTATCACGCGGTCGGCGCCTATCGCCTCAACGGCACTTTGCCGGCTCGCCATTCCTGGATCTGA
- the tcyN gene encoding L-cystine ABC transporter ATP-binding protein TcyN, whose amino-acid sequence MIVVEKLTKQFKGQVVLNGIDLEVKEGEVVAIIGPSGSGKTTFLRCLNFLEQPTSGRIKVGDIEIDTSRPLNQQQSLVRNLRQHVGFVFQNFNLFPHRTALENVIEGPIVVKKMPRDAAIALGKKLMAKVGLAGKEDAYPRRLSGGQQQRVAIARALAMEPEVILFDEPTSALDPELVGEVLATIRGLAEEKRTMVIVTHEMGFARDVANRVVFFDKGVIVEQGEAKALFANPKEERTKQFLSKFLNHA is encoded by the coding sequence ATGATTGTCGTGGAAAAACTGACCAAGCAATTCAAGGGTCAAGTCGTGCTCAACGGCATCGACCTCGAGGTCAAGGAAGGCGAAGTGGTCGCGATCATCGGCCCCAGCGGTTCGGGGAAAACGACGTTCCTGCGCTGCCTGAATTTCCTTGAGCAACCCACCAGCGGCCGGATCAAGGTCGGCGATATCGAGATCGATACCAGCCGCCCGCTGAATCAGCAGCAAAGTCTGGTGCGCAATCTGCGCCAGCACGTGGGCTTCGTGTTTCAGAACTTCAACCTGTTCCCCCATCGCACCGCCCTGGAAAACGTCATCGAAGGCCCGATCGTGGTCAAGAAGATGCCGCGTGACGCAGCGATTGCCCTGGGCAAGAAGCTGATGGCCAAGGTCGGTCTCGCCGGCAAGGAAGACGCCTATCCGCGTCGTCTGTCCGGCGGTCAGCAACAGCGCGTGGCGATTGCCCGGGCGCTGGCGATGGAGCCGGAAGTGATCCTCTTCGACGAGCCAACCTCGGCCCTCGATCCGGAACTGGTGGGTGAAGTACTGGCGACCATCCGCGGCCTCGCCGAGGAGAAACGCACCATGGTGATCGTCACCCACGAAATGGGTTTCGCCCGCGACGTGGCCAACCGCGTGGTGTTTTTCGACAAGGGTGTGATTGTTGAACAAGGCGAAGCCAAAGCGCTGTTTGCCAACCCGAAAGAAGAACGCACCAAACAATTCCTCAGCAAGTTTCTGAATCACGCCTGA
- a CDS encoding MetQ/NlpA family ABC transporter substrate-binding protein has protein sequence MTKKRLSHPVKALALALGLFSSAVFAADAPLKIGTTAAFAIPLEAAVEEASKQGLKVELVEFTDWIAPNVSLAAGDIDVNYFQHIPFLENAKAASGFDLVPFAPGIINNVGLYSKKYKSFDELPEGASVAIANDPINSGRGLQLLAKAGLITLKPGVGYKATEDDIVANPKKIKILQVEAVQLVRAYDDADLVQGYPAYIRLAKTFDAGSALLFDGLDHKEYVIQFVIQPKSKTDPRLIKFVDIYQHSPAVRAALDKAHGKLYQAGWES, from the coding sequence ATGACCAAGAAACGCCTCTCCCACCCAGTCAAAGCACTGGCCCTGGCCCTCGGCCTGTTCAGCTCGGCAGTCTTCGCTGCCGACGCTCCGTTGAAAATCGGCACCACCGCCGCGTTCGCCATCCCGCTGGAAGCCGCTGTCGAAGAGGCTTCCAAACAAGGCCTGAAAGTCGAACTGGTGGAGTTCACCGACTGGATCGCGCCGAACGTCAGCCTCGCCGCCGGCGACATCGACGTGAACTACTTCCAGCACATCCCGTTCCTCGAAAACGCCAAGGCTGCCTCCGGTTTTGATCTGGTGCCATTCGCCCCGGGGATCATCAACAACGTCGGCCTCTACTCGAAGAAATACAAAAGCTTCGATGAGCTACCTGAGGGCGCCAGCGTCGCCATCGCCAACGACCCGATCAACAGCGGCCGCGGTCTGCAACTATTGGCCAAGGCCGGTTTGATCACGCTGAAACCGGGCGTCGGTTACAAGGCCACCGAAGACGACATCGTCGCCAATCCGAAGAAAATCAAAATCCTTCAAGTCGAAGCCGTGCAACTGGTGCGCGCCTACGACGACGCCGACCTGGTCCAGGGCTACCCGGCCTACATTCGTCTGGCGAAGACCTTCGATGCCGGCTCGGCGCTGCTGTTCGACGGTCTCGATCACAAGGAATACGTAATCCAGTTCGTGATCCAGCCGAAGAGCAAAACCGATCCGCGCCTGATCAAATTCGTCGACATCTACCAACATTCGCCGGCCGTACGCGCGGCGCTGGATAAGGCTCACGGCAAGCTGTACCAGGCCGGCTGGGAAAGCTGA
- the tcyJ gene encoding cystine ABC transporter substrate-binding protein yields the protein MNFSALRRNLLVGSLGLALSAGLISQAVAGEQLQQIKDKGVINVGLEGTYPPFSFVDADGKLSGFEVELSEALAQKLGVKAKIQPTKWDGILAALESKRLDVVVNQVTISDERKKKYDFSEPYTVSGIQALVLKSKEAALNIKTANDLSGKKVGVGLGTNYEQWVRANVPGADVRTYDDDPTKFADLNNGRTDAILIDRLAALEYAKKAPKTVAAGEAFSRQESGIALRKGEPELLAAVNKALDELRADGTLAKLSTKYFNADVTK from the coding sequence ATGAATTTTTCCGCACTACGTCGCAATCTGCTGGTAGGTTCGCTGGGCCTGGCACTGAGCGCCGGTCTGATCAGCCAGGCAGTGGCCGGTGAGCAGCTGCAACAGATCAAGGACAAAGGCGTCATCAACGTCGGCCTGGAAGGCACCTACCCACCGTTCAGCTTCGTCGATGCCGATGGCAAGCTGTCCGGTTTCGAAGTCGAACTCTCCGAAGCGCTGGCGCAAAAACTCGGCGTCAAAGCCAAGATTCAGCCAACCAAGTGGGACGGCATCCTCGCGGCGCTGGAATCCAAGCGTCTGGACGTCGTCGTCAACCAGGTGACCATCTCCGACGAGCGCAAGAAGAAGTACGACTTCTCCGAACCGTACACCGTTTCCGGGATTCAGGCGCTGGTGCTGAAGAGCAAGGAAGCCGCGCTGAACATCAAGACCGCCAATGACCTGTCCGGCAAGAAAGTCGGTGTAGGCCTGGGCACCAACTACGAACAGTGGGTCCGCGCCAACGTGCCGGGCGCTGACGTGCGTACCTACGATGATGATCCGACCAAGTTCGCCGACCTGAACAATGGCCGTACCGATGCCATTCTGATCGATCGTCTGGCCGCACTTGAGTACGCCAAGAAAGCGCCGAAAACCGTCGCCGCCGGTGAAGCCTTCTCCCGTCAGGAATCCGGTATTGCCCTGCGCAAAGGCGAGCCTGAACTGCTGGCCGCCGTGAACAAGGCCCTCGACGAACTGCGTGCCGACGGCACCCTGGCGAAGCTGTCGACGAAGTACTTCAACGCTGACGTCACTAAATAA
- a CDS encoding SfnB family sulfur acquisition oxidoreductase — translation MTFSHPVAVITSDEQALIVASDLAEDFKRDSAIRDRERRLPLPELDVFSRSGLWGISVPKEYGGAGVSNVTLAKVIALIAQADGSLGQIPQNHFYALEVLRVNGSHEQKQRLYAEVLAGQRFGNALAELGTKTAHDRVTSLKRDGDGYRINGRKFYATGAIYAQRIPTSVVDENGVQHLAFVPRESKGLSVIDDWSGFGQRTTGSGSVVFEDVYVAAEDVIAFQSAFERPTTVGPLAQILHAAIDTGIARAAYEDALHFVRSKTRPWIDSGNDKATEDPLTLKSFGHLSIRLHATEALLERSGEFLDKAQAETTAETVAAASIAVAEARAISTEISLAASSTLFELAGSQATLIEHGLDRHWRNARVHTLHDPVRWKYHAVGNYYLNDENPPLRGTI, via the coding sequence ATGACCTTTTCCCATCCCGTCGCGGTCATCACCAGCGATGAGCAAGCCCTGATCGTCGCCAGCGACCTGGCCGAAGATTTCAAACGCGACAGCGCCATTCGCGACCGTGAACGTCGCCTGCCGCTGCCGGAACTCGACGTGTTTTCCCGCTCGGGCCTGTGGGGCATCAGCGTGCCGAAAGAATACGGCGGCGCCGGCGTATCCAACGTGACCCTGGCCAAAGTCATCGCCCTGATCGCTCAGGCTGACGGCTCTCTCGGGCAGATTCCGCAGAACCATTTCTATGCCCTCGAAGTGTTGCGGGTGAACGGCAGCCACGAGCAAAAACAACGCCTGTACGCCGAGGTACTGGCCGGCCAACGCTTCGGCAACGCCCTCGCTGAGTTGGGCACCAAAACCGCCCACGACCGTGTCACCAGCCTCAAGCGTGACGGCGACGGCTACCGCATCAACGGACGCAAGTTTTATGCGACCGGTGCGATTTATGCGCAGCGCATTCCGACTTCGGTGGTCGATGAAAACGGTGTGCAGCATCTGGCCTTCGTCCCGCGCGAGAGCAAAGGCCTGAGCGTGATCGATGACTGGAGCGGCTTCGGCCAGCGCACCACCGGCAGTGGTTCGGTGGTCTTTGAAGACGTCTACGTTGCCGCCGAAGATGTGATTGCATTCCAGAGCGCCTTCGAACGTCCAACCACCGTTGGCCCGCTGGCACAGATTCTTCACGCCGCCATCGACACCGGCATCGCCCGCGCCGCTTACGAAGATGCGCTGCACTTCGTGCGCAGCAAAACCCGGCCGTGGATCGATTCCGGCAACGACAAAGCCACCGAAGATCCGCTGACGCTCAAGAGCTTCGGCCACTTGAGCATTCGCCTGCATGCCACCGAGGCATTGCTGGAACGCTCCGGCGAATTTCTCGACAAAGCTCAGGCCGAAACCACTGCCGAAACCGTCGCTGCCGCCTCGATTGCCGTCGCCGAAGCGCGGGCGATCAGCACCGAAATCTCCCTGGCCGCCAGCAGCACGCTGTTCGAACTGGCCGGCAGCCAGGCCACCCTGATCGAGCACGGCCTCGACCGTCACTGGCGCAACGCCCGCGTGCATACCCTGCACGACCCGGTGCGCTGGAAGTATCACGCGGTCGGCAATTACTACCTCAACGATGAAAACCCGCCACTGCGGGGGACCATCTGA
- a CDS encoding methionine ABC transporter permease encodes MWFDRLLQGFIDTFLMVGVSSLIALLVGIPMAVILVTSDKGGIYQAPVLNRALGAFVNLFRSIPFLILMVALIPFTRLIVGTTYGVWAAVVPLTIAATPFFARIAEVSLREVDHGLIEAAQAMGCRRWHIVWHVLLPEALPGIVGGFTITLVTMINSSAMAGAIGAGGLGDIAYRYGYQRFDSQIMLTVIVLLVALVAVIQLGGDRLARGLNKR; translated from the coding sequence ATGTGGTTTGATCGCTTGCTGCAGGGCTTTATCGACACGTTTTTGATGGTCGGCGTGTCATCACTGATCGCGCTGCTGGTGGGGATTCCGATGGCGGTGATTCTGGTCACCAGCGACAAGGGCGGGATCTACCAAGCGCCCGTGCTGAACCGCGCTTTGGGCGCATTCGTGAACCTGTTTCGCTCGATTCCGTTTCTGATCCTGATGGTCGCACTGATTCCGTTCACCCGATTGATCGTCGGCACCACCTACGGCGTGTGGGCGGCGGTGGTGCCACTGACCATCGCCGCCACACCGTTTTTTGCGCGGATTGCCGAGGTGAGCCTGCGTGAAGTCGACCACGGTCTGATCGAAGCGGCGCAGGCCATGGGTTGCCGGCGCTGGCACATTGTCTGGCATGTGCTGTTGCCAGAGGCGCTGCCGGGGATTGTCGGCGGTTTCACTATCACCCTGGTGACGATGATCAACTCCTCGGCCATGGCCGGGGCGATCGGGGCAGGAGGGCTGGGGGACATTGCCTATCGCTACGGCTATCAACGGTTCGATAGCCAGATCATGCTCACGGTGATTGTGCTGCTGGTGGCGTTGGTAGCGGTGATTCAGTTGGGTGGGGATCGGCTGGCGCGGGGTTTGAACAAGCGCTGA
- a CDS encoding ATP-binding cassette domain-containing protein — MTAAIQRRLEIPEPHNAKKTELHPELNRAHVRFIGLGKTYDGRQGPVAALQGIDLAIQRGEVFGIIGRSGAGKSSLIRTINRLEQPTSGRVLIDQVDIGEFDEDRLVALRRRIGMIFQHFNLMSAKTVWQNVELPLKVAGVPKEQREKKVRELLELVGLQAKHKAYPAQLSGGQKQRVGIARALVHDPDILLCDEATSALDPETTQSILGLLREINQRLGLTIVLITHEMAVIREICDRVVVLEHGRIVEQGPVWEVFGNPQHEVSQTLLAPLQHALPEELQSRLHAQPPSSEAAVVLRLQFTGSASDEPDLAALFAALGGRVKLLQGGVERIQGHALGQLLLAVSGSPASAEQLRERAAQWAQRVEVLGYVV; from the coding sequence ATGACGGCGGCGATCCAACGGCGACTGGAAATTCCAGAGCCCCACAATGCGAAAAAAACCGAACTTCATCCTGAGTTGAACCGCGCCCATGTGCGCTTCATCGGCCTGGGCAAGACCTATGACGGCCGCCAGGGCCCGGTCGCCGCGCTGCAAGGCATCGATCTGGCGATCCAGCGCGGTGAGGTGTTCGGCATCATCGGCCGCAGCGGCGCCGGCAAGTCGTCGCTGATCCGTACGATCAATCGTCTGGAGCAACCGACTTCCGGGCGCGTGCTGATCGATCAGGTCGACATCGGCGAGTTCGATGAAGACCGCCTGGTCGCCCTGCGCCGCCGGATCGGCATGATCTTTCAGCACTTCAATCTGATGTCGGCCAAGACCGTTTGGCAAAACGTCGAACTGCCGCTGAAAGTCGCTGGCGTGCCGAAAGAGCAACGCGAGAAAAAGGTTCGCGAACTGCTCGAACTGGTCGGCCTGCAAGCCAAGCACAAGGCCTATCCGGCGCAACTCTCCGGTGGGCAGAAACAGCGCGTCGGCATTGCCCGCGCGTTGGTGCATGACCCGGACATTCTGCTTTGCGACGAAGCCACTTCGGCGCTCGATCCGGAAACCACCCAGTCGATTCTCGGCCTGCTGCGCGAGATCAACCAGCGCCTCGGTCTGACCATTGTTTTGATTACCCACGAGATGGCGGTAATCCGCGAAATCTGCGACCGCGTCGTGGTGCTGGAGCACGGCCGCATAGTCGAGCAAGGCCCGGTCTGGGAAGTCTTCGGCAATCCGCAACACGAGGTCAGCCAGACCTTGCTCGCGCCGCTGCAACACGCCTTGCCCGAAGAATTGCAAAGCCGCTTGCATGCGCAACCGCCCTCTTCCGAGGCCGCAGTGGTGCTGCGTTTGCAGTTCACCGGCAGCGCCAGTGACGAGCCGGATCTGGCGGCGCTGTTTGCTGCCCTCGGTGGCCGGGTGAAATTGCTTCAGGGTGGTGTGGAACGGATCCAGGGCCATGCACTGGGGCAACTCTTGCTGGCAGTCAGCGGCTCGCCAGCGAGCGCCGAACAATTGCGCGAGCGTGCCGCACAGTGGGCACAGCGAGTGGAGGTACTGGGTTATGTGGTTTGA
- a CDS encoding D-cysteine desulfhydrase: MSTQPIKQQLARFNRLDLLGQPTPLEKLERLSTWLGRDVYIKRDDLTPLAMGGNKLRKLEYLAADALAQGADTLITAGALQSNHVRQTAALAAKLGLGCVALLENPLGTDDSNYTGNGNRLLLDLFDTKVELVDNLDNADEQLAALAVRLRSNGKKPYLVPIGGSNALGALGYVRAGLELAEQIKDTGLDFAAVVLASGSAGTHSGLALALSEALPQLPVIGVTVSRSEEDQRPKVQGLAERTADLLGVALPESFKVELWDEYFGPRYGEPNAGTLAAVKLLASQDAVLLDPVYTGKAMAGLLDGIGRGRFEEGPIIFLHTGGAPALFAYKDSLTS, encoded by the coding sequence ATGTCCACACAACCGATCAAACAACAGCTTGCCCGCTTTAACCGCCTCGACCTGCTCGGCCAACCGACACCTCTGGAAAAACTTGAGCGTCTGTCCACCTGGCTCGGCCGTGACGTTTACATCAAACGCGATGACCTGACGCCGCTGGCCATGGGCGGCAACAAGCTGCGCAAACTCGAATACCTCGCCGCCGATGCGCTTGCCCAAGGTGCCGACACGCTGATCACCGCTGGCGCGCTGCAATCGAACCACGTGCGCCAGACCGCCGCGCTCGCCGCCAAACTCGGCCTGGGCTGCGTCGCGCTGTTGGAAAATCCGCTGGGCACCGACGACAGCAATTACACCGGCAACGGCAATCGGCTTTTGCTGGATCTGTTCGACACCAAGGTCGAACTGGTCGACAACCTCGATAACGCCGATGAACAACTGGCCGCCCTCGCGGTGCGCCTGCGCAGCAACGGCAAGAAGCCGTATCTGGTACCGATCGGTGGCTCCAACGCGCTCGGCGCGCTGGGTTACGTGCGCGCTGGCCTTGAACTCGCCGAGCAGATCAAGGACACCGGCCTCGACTTCGCCGCCGTGGTGCTGGCCTCGGGCAGCGCCGGAACACACAGCGGCCTCGCGCTGGCGCTAAGCGAAGCGCTGCCGCAACTGCCGGTGATCGGCGTGACCGTGTCGCGCAGTGAAGAAGATCAGCGGCCGAAGGTTCAGGGCCTGGCCGAACGCACGGCGGATCTGCTCGGCGTCGCGCTGCCGGAAAGCTTCAAAGTCGAACTGTGGGACGAATACTTCGGCCCACGTTATGGCGAGCCGAATGCCGGAACGTTGGCAGCGGTGAAACTGCTGGCGAGTCAGGACGCGGTGCTGCTTGATCCGGTCTATACCGGCAAGGCCATGGCCGGGTTGCTGGACGGGATTGGTCGCGGGCGTTTCGAAGAAGGTCCGATCATCTTCCTGCACACCGGTGGCGCGCCGGCGTTGTTTGCGTACAAGGATTCGCTGACAAGTTAA
- the epsC gene encoding serine O-acetyltransferase EpsC, whose protein sequence is MSERSSHWQLQTIVSQLRGARDQWRAQNGRASGEQGGRELPSRAAMAEILEALCGALFPMRLGPVDLREESEDFYVGHTLDVALNALLAQTRLELRYVARHSAQADTEVEARAIQIVQDFALALPGLRTLLDTDVLAAYHGDPAARSVDEVLLCYPGILAVIHHRLAHHLYRAGLPLLARISAEIAHSATGIDIHPGAQIGRSFFIDHGTGVVIGETAIIGERVRIYQAVTLGAKRFPADEDGQLQKGHPRHPIVEDDVVIYAGATILGRITIGKGSTIGGNVWLTRSVPAGCNLTQANLQHDDGTQK, encoded by the coding sequence GTGAGCGAACGTTCCAGCCATTGGCAATTGCAGACCATCGTCAGCCAACTGCGCGGCGCGCGGGATCAGTGGCGTGCACAAAATGGCCGGGCTTCCGGCGAGCAGGGTGGCCGCGAGTTGCCCTCGCGGGCGGCGATGGCGGAGATTCTCGAAGCGCTGTGCGGTGCGTTGTTTCCGATGCGCCTGGGGCCGGTGGATCTGCGCGAAGAGAGTGAGGACTTTTACGTCGGCCATACCCTCGACGTGGCGTTGAATGCGTTGCTGGCACAGACTCGGCTGGAGCTGCGGTATGTCGCCCGGCACAGTGCGCAGGCCGACACCGAAGTCGAGGCCCGCGCAATCCAGATCGTTCAGGATTTTGCCCTCGCCTTGCCGGGCTTGCGCACGCTGCTCGATACCGACGTGCTGGCGGCCTATCACGGTGATCCAGCGGCGCGCAGTGTCGATGAAGTGTTGCTGTGCTACCCGGGGATTCTGGCGGTGATTCACCATCGTCTGGCGCACCATTTGTACCGCGCAGGGCTGCCGTTGCTGGCGCGGATCAGCGCGGAAATTGCGCACTCGGCCACCGGCATCGACATCCATCCGGGCGCGCAGATCGGCCGTAGCTTCTTTATCGATCATGGTACGGGTGTGGTGATTGGCGAAACCGCGATCATCGGTGAGCGGGTGCGGATTTATCAGGCCGTGACCCTGGGCGCCAAGCGCTTCCCGGCGGATGAAGACGGGCAGTTGCAGAAGGGCCATCCGCGCCACCCGATTGTCGAGGATGACGTGGTGATTTATGCCGGGGCGACGATTCTCGGGCGGATCACCATTGGCAAGGGTTCGACCATTGGCGGCAACGTCTGGCTGACCAGGAGTGTGCCGGCGGGGTGCAATCTGACCCAGGCCAATTTGCAGCATGATGACGGGACGCAGAAGTAG
- a CDS encoding LLM class flavin-dependent oxidoreductase yields MAKKKILLNAFNMNCIGHINHGLWTHPRDTSTRYNTIEYWTELAQLLERGLFDGLFIADIVGVYDVYQNSVDVTLKESIQLPVNDPLLLVSAMAAVTKNLGFGLTANLTYEPPYLFARRMSTLDHLSRGRVGWNIVTGYLDSAAKAMGLREQVEHDRRYDQADEYLEVLYKLWEGSWENGAVLNDREQRIYAQPEKVHKVEHKGEFYQVEGYHLCEPSPQRTPVLFQAGSSDRGLLFAGRHAECVFISGQNKPSTKVQVDKVRASAVEAGRNPEDIKVFMGLNVIVGETEEAAWAKHAEYLSYGSAEAGVAHFSASTGIDFSQYEIDEPIQYVKSNAIQSATKNLQNNDWTRRKLLDQHALGGRYITVVGSPEHVADELESWIAETGLDGFNLTRIVTPESYVDFIELVIPELQRRESYKTAYDTGSLREKLFHGEAHLPEQHTGSSFRR; encoded by the coding sequence ATGGCGAAGAAAAAGATCCTGCTCAATGCGTTCAACATGAACTGCATCGGCCACATCAACCATGGTCTGTGGACGCATCCGCGTGACACATCCACCCGTTACAACACGATTGAATACTGGACCGAACTGGCGCAATTGCTGGAGCGCGGACTGTTCGACGGCTTGTTCATCGCCGACATCGTCGGCGTGTACGACGTCTATCAGAACTCAGTGGATGTCACGCTGAAAGAGTCGATCCAGTTGCCGGTCAACGATCCGCTGCTGCTGGTGTCGGCGATGGCTGCGGTGACGAAAAATCTCGGTTTCGGCCTGACCGCCAACCTCACTTACGAACCGCCCTATCTGTTCGCCCGGCGCATGTCGACCCTCGATCATTTGAGCCGTGGCAGGGTGGGCTGGAACATCGTCACCGGCTATCTGGACAGCGCCGCCAAAGCCATGGGCCTGCGCGAGCAGGTCGAGCATGACCGTCGCTACGACCAGGCCGACGAGTACCTGGAAGTGCTCTACAAACTCTGGGAAGGCAGTTGGGAAAACGGCGCGGTGCTCAATGACCGTGAGCAGCGGATCTATGCGCAACCGGAGAAAGTGCACAAGGTCGAGCACAAGGGCGAGTTCTATCAGGTCGAGGGTTATCACCTCTGCGAACCGTCGCCGCAACGCACGCCGGTGCTGTTTCAGGCTGGCAGTTCCGATCGCGGTTTGCTGTTCGCCGGGCGCCACGCCGAGTGCGTGTTCATCAGCGGCCAGAACAAACCGTCGACCAAGGTGCAAGTGGACAAGGTGCGTGCCAGCGCCGTCGAAGCCGGGCGCAATCCCGAGGACATCAAGGTGTTCATGGGTCTGAATGTGATCGTCGGCGAAACCGAAGAAGCTGCGTGGGCCAAGCACGCCGAGTACCTGAGCTACGGCAGTGCCGAGGCAGGCGTGGCGCATTTCTCGGCGTCCACCGGCATCGACTTTTCCCAGTACGAAATCGACGAACCGATCCAGTACGTCAAGAGCAACGCCATCCAGTCCGCCACCAAGAATCTGCAAAACAACGACTGGACCCGGCGCAAATTGCTCGACCAGCACGCCCTCGGTGGCCGTTACATCACCGTGGTCGGCTCGCCTGAGCACGTGGCGGACGAGCTGGAATCGTGGATCGCTGAAACCGGTCTGGACGGCTTCAACCTGACGCGCATCGTCACCCCGGAAAGCTATGTGGATTTCATTGAGCTGGTGATTCCGGAGTTGCAGCGGCGCGAGTCGTACAAGACTGCGTATGACACGGGCAGCCTGCGGGAAAAACTGTTTCACGGCGAGGCACATTTGCCCGAGCAGCACACTGGATCTTCGTTCCGCCGCTAA
- the tcyL gene encoding cystine ABC transporter permease, producing MEEAFQLALDSAPFLLKGAYYTVVLSLGGMFFGLLLGFGLALMRLSRFKSVSWLARIYVSFFRGTPLLVQLFVIYYGLPQLGLELDPLPAALIGFSLNMAAYACEILRAAIGSIERGQWEAAASIGMTRAQTLRRAILPQAMRTALPPLGNSFISLVKDTALAATIQVPELFRQAQLITARTFEVFTMYLAAALIYWILATVLSHFQNKLEERVNRHDQES from the coding sequence ATGGAAGAAGCTTTCCAACTCGCACTGGACTCAGCGCCCTTTCTGCTCAAGGGCGCGTATTACACGGTAGTCCTCAGCCTCGGCGGCATGTTCTTCGGTCTGTTGCTGGGCTTCGGCCTGGCACTGATGCGCCTGTCGCGCTTCAAGTCGGTCAGTTGGCTGGCGCGCATCTACGTGTCGTTCTTTCGCGGCACGCCGTTGCTCGTGCAGCTGTTCGTGATCTATTACGGCTTGCCGCAACTGGGTCTGGAACTCGATCCGCTGCCAGCGGCGCTGATCGGCTTCTCGCTGAACATGGCCGCCTACGCCTGTGAAATCCTCCGTGCCGCGATCGGTTCGATCGAGCGCGGTCAATGGGAAGCTGCCGCGAGCATCGGCATGACCCGCGCGCAAACGCTGCGCCGGGCCATCCTGCCGCAAGCGATGCGCACGGCGTTGCCGCCGCTGGGCAACAGCTTCATTTCACTGGTCAAGGACACGGCACTGGCCGCCACCATTCAGGTGCCGGAGCTGTTCCGTCAGGCGCAGTTGATTACCGCCCGGACTTTCGAAGTCTTCACCATGTATCTTGCCGCCGCGCTGATCTACTGGATTCTGGCCACGGTGCTTTCGCACTTCCAGAACAAGTTGGAAGAGCGGGTCAATCGGCACGACCAGGAGTCCTGA